Sequence from the Bacillus sp. es.036 genome:
TTCCTTATTCACTATATGGCCATGTTCAATGATTTCAGGTATCGTAATATCTTTTTCCCCTTGAGGGACAATTGGACTTTTCTTTCCAATTACTTCATCACTATGCCAGCCAAATATTTTTTCTGCTGCTGGGTTCCAAAGACGAATGTTAGCGTTCATATCCAGCGCGAGTGTTGCAATTGGCGAGGCACTTATAATAGCCTGAATCAATTGTTTTGCTTCCCATAGTTCTTTTACCGCTTGCTTTCGTTCGGTAATGTCGCGTGTTTGAATAATGGTCATAACTTTTTGATCAAAAGTGATTGGAATAAGGGTTGATTCGACGTCGATTATTTCGTTATTCGAGCGCAATAGCTGATATTCAATCGTTTCAGGGATTTCATTTTCATTGGTATGGATGCTGTGCAAAATTTCTTTAATTTTCTTTTGATCGTGTTGGTTTACGACTAACGATTCGCGATTTTGATAAAGGTCACTGAGTGAATGAACACCTGCCATGTTAAGACCAGTTTGATTTGTATAAGTAATCTCCCCATCTCGAAGTAAACAGATCGCATAGGGGGATGACTCAACAAGACGTCGGTATCGTTCTTCACTTTCTAGAAGTTGGCTTTCCATCTCCTTGTTTTTTTGGAGGAGATGCTTTAAGAGGAAATAGAGAAAAATACACGTTAATAAGATGAAAAACCAACCTTTATATAGTCCCATTTCTTTGTTTGTTATAAAATCAGTAGAAAAGCGATAAAGAATGGTATCTGAAAGCAAGATCCACATTGAGCCAAATAAAAAATAGCTGCCAATGATAATCCATGGAATTGATTTTGTTTTTATATGCAAGAGTTTTTGTCCTTTCTCTCTATCATCTTGTATTTTACAAAGTTAATGGACGAATGCAAAGGAAACCTGAACAATGGAAAAATATTTAGGTAGAAAGTAATAAGAAAGAATGGTACATTTATAGCTAGGGTTAACGCAAAGTGACACGTTTAGCCATTTTTCAGCAATGATTGACCGTCGATCTTTATGATGATGATGCGAATGGTCTATAAATAAAGAATGAAGATTTATATTGAAGGAGATAAAATTTCTATGAATGAAGAACAAATGGAACCTCGAAGTCGATATAAACCTAAGAAAAAACGCCGTGGATTGCGCATTACACTCTTGCTTTTATTATTTATTATAGTTGGTATTGGTGGCTATGGAGGATATCTTTATTATAAAGTATCTAGCGTATCTGACCAATCCCTGATGGAACCAAATCGCGGAAATCAGTCCGACCTAAGAAACAGTGCAGTCGATATAGGTAAAGATCATTTTTCTGTATTATTGTTAGGTGTAGACGATGAAGAAAATACATCGAATGGTCGAAGTGACTCGATGATGGTTGCTACATTTAATCAAGATGACAAATCAATGAAGCTTCTTAGTATACCGCGTG
This genomic interval carries:
- a CDS encoding PAS domain S-box protein is translated as MHIKTKSIPWIIIGSYFLFGSMWILLSDTILYRFSTDFITNKEMGLYKGWFFILLTCIFLYFLLKHLLQKNKEMESQLLESEERYRRLVESSPYAICLLRDGEITYTNQTGLNMAGVHSLSDLYQNRESLVVNQHDQKKIKEILHSIHTNENEIPETIEYQLLRSNNEIIDVESTLIPITFDQKVMTIIQTRDITERKQAVKELWEAKQLIQAIISASPIATLALDMNANIRLWNPAAEKIFGWHSDEVIGKKSPIVPQGEKDITIPEIIEHGHIVNKEVQRMTKDGSIVYTALSTAPIQDENGQINGIMAAFMDITDKKKTEEALLKTEKLSAVGQLAASVAHEIRNPLTSVKGFIQLLNDDKPFAEKTPFLSIMLSEIDRMDAIIKDLLVLAKPQASHSTYFKVNELLSYVLQLLSTQASLYNITFMKDFTDEDDTLYGEENQLKQVFINLIKNAIEAMPEGGCVSLITAVKDAEIEVTLTDEGVGIPAHKLKTLGEPFYTTKEEGTGLGLLSSFKIIENHHGTIDFISEVGIGTKVTIRFPKNSNGS